One genomic region from Nitrospira sp. encodes:
- a CDS encoding PAS domain-containing protein — translation MFEGLIQVSLEKKLAVGLVAAFILLLGIGIISYRSAADLIAHESRVVQTHEIRETIEQLLLLMEDLESRQLIDLLTGERQYLRSYRDKRQNIEAVLRTLADQTVDSQVQRQHVLTLHRLIDLRLTQSRTLIDLRDADKMDIHEMKAHLDAGTETMNKIKVVLGKMREQEQMLLADWSKHTDSEAAFTLSLIFGGTLLTIVLAGGGGLVIFYDLAKRRQAEKAVMVGHARQALILRSLPIVMYSAKPSGDYGALWVSENSETVTGYPPKSFVDNSSLWASRLHPDDQEKTLTEFNKLSETGALATEYRWQTHDGEYRWFRDQAVLILRSDGTSQELVGLFADITAQRQADELIRRQADIINQIQETVITVDMNGYVTSWNNGAERLLGYTIHEALGKHISFVYPVEDSEFLERDVLTPVKTKGTHQVEIRRLTKSGALRVAHLSLVLLRNDSGAPIGIVGCSMDITDRKRGEEALLNSRNQLAALAVRLESVREEERGRIALEAHDVLGQALTGLKLDVSWVYKQIMESNGSFEPSAVLSRLASSLELVDSTIQSVREIATTLRPGVLDQLGLEAAVEWQAREFRHRTGIACTTSISPDRIGVGDQQSTALFRILQEVLTNVARHAHASKVDIRLEETRDHVIMQIRDNGQGITADEKSGPKAFGLLGMRLRAKEQGGAFDIQGTPGIGTTVTVRMPRSPTSDD, via the coding sequence ATGTTTGAAGGTCTGATCCAGGTTTCGCTTGAGAAGAAGCTTGCGGTGGGCCTCGTGGCTGCGTTCATCCTCCTGCTTGGAATCGGGATCATTTCTTATCGTAGTGCGGCTGACCTCATCGCTCATGAATCCCGAGTCGTGCAAACGCATGAGATCAGAGAAACGATTGAGCAGCTGCTTCTCCTCATGGAGGACTTGGAATCCAGGCAACTGATCGATCTGCTGACAGGTGAACGGCAATACCTGCGATCATATCGTGACAAGCGTCAGAACATCGAGGCAGTCTTGCGCACCCTTGCCGACCAGACGGTGGACAGTCAGGTTCAGCGACAACACGTGCTGACGTTACATCGTCTGATCGACCTGAGGTTGACACAATCCCGAACATTAATCGACCTCAGGGATGCTGACAAGATGGACATCCATGAGATGAAGGCACATCTCGACGCCGGTACAGAGACGATGAACAAGATCAAAGTCGTGCTTGGGAAGATGCGGGAGCAGGAGCAGATGCTCTTGGCTGACTGGTCGAAGCACACAGACAGCGAGGCTGCGTTCACGTTGTCGCTCATTTTTGGTGGAACCCTCTTGACCATTGTTCTTGCCGGCGGGGGAGGACTCGTGATCTTTTACGACTTGGCGAAACGCCGCCAGGCTGAGAAAGCCGTCATGGTGGGGCACGCCCGCCAAGCCTTGATTTTGCGCAGTTTGCCCATCGTGATGTACTCTGCAAAGCCTTCGGGGGACTATGGTGCCTTGTGGGTGAGCGAGAACAGTGAGACGGTGACCGGTTATCCACCAAAAAGTTTTGTGGATAACTCATCCCTTTGGGCATCGCGGCTCCATCCCGACGATCAAGAGAAGACCCTGACGGAGTTCAACAAACTGTCCGAAACCGGCGCACTGGCGACTGAGTACCGCTGGCAGACACACGACGGCGAGTACCGCTGGTTCCGCGACCAAGCGGTGTTGATCCTACGGTCAGACGGAACCTCTCAAGAACTCGTCGGCCTCTTCGCCGACATCACCGCACAACGACAAGCGGATGAACTGATTCGGAGACAGGCCGACATCATCAATCAAATCCAAGAAACGGTTATCACTGTTGATATGAACGGCTACGTGACGAGCTGGAATAACGGGGCGGAACGATTGCTTGGATATACGATACACGAGGCCCTTGGCAAACATATCTCATTTGTCTACCCAGTGGAGGACAGCGAGTTCCTGGAACGTGACGTGCTTACCCCTGTCAAGACCAAAGGAACCCATCAGGTCGAAATCCGGAGACTCACCAAGTCCGGAGCACTACGGGTTGCCCACCTTTCGCTCGTCTTGCTGCGGAATGACAGCGGTGCTCCAATCGGCATCGTCGGCTGTTCGATGGATATCACTGATCGGAAACGCGGAGAGGAGGCGCTGCTTAATTCCCGCAACCAACTCGCGGCCCTCGCCGTTCGCTTGGAGTCGGTGCGTGAAGAAGAACGAGGAAGAATCGCGTTGGAGGCTCATGATGTGCTGGGGCAAGCCTTGACAGGCTTAAAACTCGATGTGTCGTGGGTCTACAAGCAAATTATGGAATCGAATGGCTCGTTCGAGCCATCTGCCGTCCTGTCAAGATTGGCTTCGTCGCTGGAGCTCGTGGACTCCACCATTCAATCGGTGCGGGAGATCGCGACGACGTTAAGGCCCGGTGTGTTGGATCAACTCGGCCTGGAAGCCGCGGTTGAATGGCAAGCGCGTGAGTTTCGTCATCGGACCGGAATCGCCTGTACCACCAGTATTTCACCGGACCGGATTGGTGTGGGGGATCAGCAATCGACCGCGCTCTTCCGCATCCTCCAAGAGGTCTTGACGAACGTGGCTCGGCATGCCCATGCTAGCAAAGTGGACATCAGACTGGAAGAAACCCGCGACCATGTGATCATGCAAATCAGGGATAACGGCCAAGGCATCACCGCCGATGAAAAGTCCGGGCCGAAAGCCTTCGGCCTGCTGGGGATGCGCCTACGCGCCAAAGAGCAGGGCGGTGCGTTCGACATTCAAGGCACGCCGGGAATCGGAACAACGGTCACCGTCAGAATGCCGCGATCTCCGACAAGCGATGATTAA
- a CDS encoding DedA family protein has translation METMLAWVHNYEYPAIVLLLMLGIVGLPIPDETLLLFVGYLSFKGELSTPLSLSAAVVGSACGITISYGLGHLLGAHVPMTLGPWLHIDQTSFLTAQRWVSQWGKYGLLVAYFVPGLRHLSALMLGASGLRYPTFAIFAYTGAMVWSATFITAGYLLGEEWVTSSATLHQTFRWIGIGALMILVGLIMVMILRRPSSRS, from the coding sequence ATGGAGACAATGCTTGCCTGGGTCCACAACTATGAGTACCCAGCCATTGTCCTGCTGCTCATGTTGGGGATTGTCGGCCTCCCGATTCCCGATGAAACACTGCTGCTCTTTGTCGGCTATTTGAGTTTTAAGGGTGAATTGTCGACACCGCTCTCACTGTCGGCCGCCGTGGTGGGCAGCGCCTGTGGGATCACGATCAGTTACGGCCTGGGTCATCTCTTGGGGGCACACGTCCCCATGACACTGGGGCCATGGCTCCATATCGACCAAACCAGCTTTCTTACTGCACAGCGGTGGGTCAGCCAATGGGGGAAGTATGGACTCCTTGTTGCGTACTTTGTACCAGGTCTGCGACATCTGAGCGCCCTAATGTTAGGTGCATCTGGACTTCGATATCCCACCTTTGCAATTTTTGCGTACACCGGCGCGATGGTTTGGTCTGCCACATTTATCACAGCGGGTTATCTTCTTGGTGAGGAATGGGTGACCTCCTCCGCCACGCTTCATCAAACGTTCAGATGGATCGGCATTGGAGCCCTAATGATCCTGGTGGGGCTGATCATGGTGATGATACTTCGGCGTCCGTCAAGCAGGTCATAG
- a CDS encoding peroxidase family protein — protein MRRSGRALRVMAWCYRALNRMVPWHRLPKLPGLLNLIALQHDLRRWNLHDTTQFAENTGKRCPFHATDLSARRADGSHNDLQHPSMGQAGTPFGRNCPLNLIPVSQDPGNENPSPKTVSRVLLTRTQFIPATSVNLLLAAWIQFQLHDWFNHKRSDYPDTPIHLGPGDEWHEDPMMVRKTNEAPRARGCPASMPVFLNTETHWWDGSQLYGSDVTRQQLVRGEARHGKLMLIDGRLPSMATIDADQPGIDLTGFNDNYWIGLSMFHTLFALEHNAICEALHVSYPSWTDEQLFQKARLINSALMAKIHTVEWTPALLQHPTADRAMRINWWGAFGERIRKRFGRLSNSDLLGGIPGSPTDHHAVPYSLTEEFAAVYRLHPLIPDDYRFNSLTDPTACHYKTFGEVEGNNTRPVMDKLGIENMWFSFGLAHPGKLTLGNFPRFLQELKRIKPLQDGKEEVLDVAAIDVFRDRERGVPRYNNFRRMLRMRPVRSFEELNREWAKTLRDVYENDVERIDTLVGLFAEEPPEGFAISDTAFRIFVLMAPRRLKSDRFFTADFRPEVYTPMGIDWVQMNDLTSVLLRHYPTLAPAVQGLGNAFFPWHNIHEPAGHKPT, from the coding sequence ATGAGACGTTCGGGTAGGGCATTGCGCGTGATGGCGTGGTGTTACAGGGCATTGAACCGCATGGTCCCGTGGCATCGACTGCCGAAACTGCCGGGGCTTCTCAACCTGATCGCCCTTCAGCACGACCTGCGGCGATGGAATTTACACGATACGACCCAGTTTGCAGAAAACACGGGCAAGCGATGTCCATTTCATGCGACCGATCTTTCGGCACGACGGGCGGACGGATCGCATAATGACCTGCAACACCCCTCGATGGGGCAAGCAGGAACGCCGTTCGGCCGCAACTGTCCATTGAATCTAATCCCAGTCTCGCAAGACCCCGGTAACGAGAACCCCAGTCCCAAGACCGTCAGCCGTGTGCTCTTGACACGCACACAGTTCATTCCGGCCACCTCGGTGAATCTGCTTCTTGCCGCGTGGATTCAGTTTCAGTTGCACGACTGGTTCAATCATAAACGAAGCGATTACCCGGATACGCCGATTCACTTGGGACCAGGCGACGAATGGCATGAGGACCCGATGATGGTTCGCAAAACCAACGAAGCGCCACGGGCTCGAGGCTGTCCCGCCTCCATGCCGGTCTTCTTAAACACTGAAACGCACTGGTGGGACGGATCCCAACTGTACGGAAGCGATGTCACCCGCCAACAGCTGGTCCGCGGCGAGGCGCGACATGGCAAGCTGATGCTCATCGACGGCCGCCTCCCGTCGATGGCAACAATCGACGCGGACCAGCCAGGTATTGATCTCACGGGCTTCAACGACAATTATTGGATCGGCCTCAGCATGTTTCACACGCTCTTTGCGCTGGAGCACAACGCGATCTGCGAAGCCCTGCATGTCAGCTATCCGTCATGGACCGATGAACAACTCTTCCAAAAAGCCCGCCTGATCAACAGCGCCCTCATGGCCAAAATCCACACCGTGGAATGGACGCCCGCATTGCTGCAGCACCCAACGGCCGATCGCGCGATGCGGATCAATTGGTGGGGCGCGTTCGGAGAACGGATTCGCAAGCGATTCGGGCGATTGAGCAACAGTGACCTGTTGGGAGGAATTCCAGGGTCTCCCACGGATCATCATGCCGTTCCCTATTCCCTGACCGAGGAGTTTGCCGCCGTCTACCGGTTGCATCCGTTGATTCCTGACGACTATCGGTTCAACTCGCTCACAGACCCGACAGCTTGTCACTACAAGACATTCGGAGAAGTCGAAGGCAACAACACGCGTCCCGTGATGGACAAGCTGGGCATCGAGAATATGTGGTTCTCGTTCGGCTTGGCACACCCCGGGAAACTCACGCTGGGCAACTTCCCGCGCTTTCTCCAAGAGCTCAAGCGGATCAAGCCGCTTCAGGACGGCAAGGAGGAGGTCCTCGATGTGGCCGCGATCGACGTCTTCCGGGATCGTGAACGGGGGGTACCGCGGTACAACAACTTCAGACGCATGTTGCGAATGCGCCCTGTCCGGAGCTTCGAAGAGTTAAACCGTGAATGGGCAAAAACACTCCGGGATGTGTACGAAAACGATGTTGAGCGCATCGACACCCTGGTTGGATTGTTCGCCGAAGAGCCGCCCGAAGGCTTTGCGATCAGCGACACGGCATTTCGCATCTTTGTGCTCATGGCGCCGCGGAGACTGAAGAGCGATCGGTTCTTCACGGCTGATTTTCGCCCGGAAGTGTATACCCCCATGGGAATCGACTGGGTGCAGATGAACGACCTGACGAGCGTCCTGCTTCGCCACTATCCGACGCTCGCCCCGGCCGTGCAGGGATTGGGCAACGCGTTTTTCCCTTGGCATAACATTCACGAACCGGCTGGACACAAACCGACCTGA
- a CDS encoding lipoxygenase family protein, with product MSLMTTLQWTIRKGFWNFVAKRKYKGNIPMVVDHPHRTPARLQLIPLIQVYPSIPISEIRIADHPLQDEGRAKRGMLRRLLTRLYPKFFPEELFLRVLAWLSTTKCGPMQPGRPEIPADPYVALDQAYTKGHRRTVIQTSTALNLEPKRMLKPPALPPELEQFPDLGTLALRGPYAGYLKKVKGSRTQYEWDLRELSSYESYPDLYEPWAHVLFQFHEQDASLKPCRIECQLGTIVPGDPEWPLASRIAVCAATTHTALIRHWTWTHLVGGELFAFATRTRLTESHPLYRLLWPHLVGTQASNRLATLGQLVPGGDFEAIYSLTYKGLCHLISKSTATFRLGSFDPREDRHGRDIRGIVPTPTLDNCKRLFRIMQAHAYRYFRLYYTDEAIRYDEQIQDWVGELDRLLPNGLGLPPVKLGCASLANVVAKLMYMECVHHEQVGTHCWNYQLWAHTHPVRVYRDDRRVPEDVYQRLVNTNYILNIVRTPLLSDLMNLALEGERMEDAKRVFRVFTDRLRDLEHAMEQEPWAPWKIYPAQLEVSSNA from the coding sequence ATGTCGTTGATGACCACATTACAATGGACCATTCGGAAGGGATTCTGGAACTTCGTGGCGAAGAGAAAATATAAAGGCAATATCCCGATGGTGGTCGATCATCCCCATCGAACGCCTGCTCGTCTTCAATTGATCCCTTTGATACAGGTGTATCCGAGCATCCCGATCAGCGAGATTCGGATCGCCGATCATCCGCTACAAGACGAAGGCCGCGCCAAGCGAGGAATGCTACGGCGATTGTTGACCAGGCTGTATCCGAAATTCTTTCCAGAAGAACTGTTCCTGCGCGTCTTAGCATGGCTCTCTACCACCAAGTGTGGTCCTATGCAGCCGGGCCGCCCCGAGATCCCGGCTGATCCCTATGTCGCCCTGGATCAAGCCTATACCAAAGGACACCGCCGGACGGTGATACAAACGTCGACAGCGTTGAACCTTGAGCCGAAGAGAATGCTGAAGCCGCCCGCCTTGCCGCCCGAGCTGGAACAGTTCCCGGATCTCGGTACGCTAGCCTTGCGGGGGCCTTATGCGGGTTACTTGAAGAAAGTGAAAGGCTCCCGTACGCAGTACGAGTGGGATTTGCGAGAGCTCTCATCGTACGAGTCATATCCAGACCTCTACGAACCGTGGGCTCACGTCCTGTTCCAATTCCATGAGCAAGACGCCTCGCTCAAACCCTGTCGGATTGAATGTCAGCTTGGAACGATTGTCCCGGGCGATCCCGAGTGGCCGCTTGCATCGCGCATTGCCGTCTGTGCCGCCACGACCCATACCGCCCTCATACGGCACTGGACCTGGACCCATTTGGTCGGCGGCGAGCTCTTTGCCTTTGCGACCCGCACAAGGCTGACCGAATCTCATCCGCTGTACCGCCTTCTCTGGCCGCATCTGGTCGGTACACAGGCCAGCAATCGGCTTGCGACGTTAGGGCAACTGGTGCCGGGCGGCGATTTTGAAGCGATCTACAGTTTGACCTACAAGGGCCTCTGTCATTTGATCAGCAAGTCGACCGCAACGTTCCGGTTGGGTAGCTTCGATCCCAGGGAAGACCGGCATGGTCGGGACATACGCGGAATCGTTCCTACCCCGACACTCGACAATTGCAAGCGCCTGTTTCGAATCATGCAGGCCCATGCCTACCGGTACTTCCGGCTCTACTACACCGACGAGGCGATACGGTACGATGAGCAGATACAAGACTGGGTCGGCGAGTTGGACCGATTGCTTCCAAACGGTCTGGGGCTCCCCCCGGTCAAGCTGGGATGTGCTTCGCTCGCCAACGTAGTCGCAAAACTTATGTATATGGAGTGCGTGCATCATGAGCAGGTCGGCACGCACTGTTGGAACTATCAATTATGGGCACACACACATCCGGTGCGTGTCTATCGCGACGATCGCCGAGTGCCTGAAGACGTCTACCAACGCTTGGTCAATACCAACTATATTCTCAATATTGTGCGCACTCCCTTGTTGAGTGATTTGATGAATCTGGCTCTGGAGGGCGAGCGGATGGAAGATGCGAAGAGAGTCTTTCGAGTCTTTACGGACAGGCTCCGAGATTTAGAGCATGCGATGGAACAGGAGCCGTGGGCGCCATGGAAGATTTACCCTGCCCAACTTGAGGTCAGCAGTAATGCCTGA
- a CDS encoding ATP-binding protein: MPDVSASPLAADTLVSDSEEQKELLTQEHTILDRALMKFRPFGKDEQGQKIADVSGTLVVSAIQHLEHCVEKSSGTAGVQTVEQLCRLLNGRIQDPSYHVTPAFLRKEWNSYSYEFLSYLREFCKQLSGDPQFHYNTGLTTVISPVFRVLGRPFTLAQFSKLALYWTQRYTQGTVECEIADVTNCSMIYRLRFTEHTLKQFGPYLKACAHQVCASTKGRIVAAPPLIHGGPPARVTDRTCIVDGAPWCEWEVRWQPEPRQTFWSAWTFVPGVAAWLYLHYFYPMVSGIEALLLATAPTLAAGMLSESRQRAANRKRESLINEQTQFVEERYAELKEAYLDQEQTRVELRRKVSQLTALHRAGLSFGSTLDREPLVQTVLETLIQDLHYDRAMISFYDPVRRVLHSGRVVGVSDDIAEFVRRRELPVSDPNEFPASALNAGKPVLIQDIKTVWARLHPMNQQLAAWTGANSVIWVPLKAKDRLLGTLTVDRTTPNSLTDDDLELMETVSSQVAIALDNASAYAQIEELNTGLEAKVRERTAELERADQIRSSFLSHVSHELRTPLTSVKGYVENLLDGLTGPLNSKQQRYLGRISDNLERLIRMITDLLDRTRIETGQLALCPAEVDLERCVAEVIEQLRPLAREKQQMLTSHYPPSILIVWVDRDRLIQILTNLVHNAIKFTPTEGRIDVSVSASDRAFATIRVRDTGPGIPEEAVAKIFDPFYRTVQGRQQRTEGQGLGLGLSIVKTLVELHSGRITVRSEPGQGSEFSVTLPLIPAAPLVSAHDQPVSKRLLIVDDDPDIRQLLADRLTAEGYETESAIDGMQALKAMQERRFAGVLLDIGLPQLDGLEVLRQVRRWNQQTPIVVITAAQSKDLAVRAISLGAQAYVLKPFNLSELHHAVRSWFANPST, encoded by the coding sequence ATGCCTGATGTATCGGCAAGCCCGCTTGCTGCCGACACCCTTGTGTCGGACAGTGAAGAGCAGAAGGAGTTGTTGACTCAGGAGCACACGATCCTCGATCGTGCGCTGATGAAATTTCGGCCTTTTGGAAAGGATGAGCAGGGGCAGAAAATTGCCGACGTGAGCGGAACCCTCGTCGTTTCTGCGATCCAACATCTCGAACACTGTGTGGAAAAATCCAGCGGAACGGCGGGCGTCCAGACTGTCGAACAGTTATGCCGGCTGCTCAATGGCCGTATTCAAGATCCTTCCTACCATGTGACGCCCGCATTTTTGCGAAAAGAATGGAACAGCTATTCATATGAATTCTTGAGCTATCTGCGGGAATTCTGCAAGCAGCTCTCGGGTGATCCGCAGTTTCATTACAATACCGGCCTGACCACCGTCATTTCACCGGTGTTTCGAGTACTGGGGCGCCCGTTCACGCTTGCGCAGTTCTCCAAACTTGCATTGTACTGGACCCAACGGTATACGCAGGGGACCGTCGAGTGCGAGATCGCCGATGTCACGAATTGCTCGATGATCTATCGGCTTCGCTTTACCGAGCATACGCTGAAGCAGTTTGGACCGTATCTCAAAGCTTGTGCCCACCAGGTCTGCGCTTCGACCAAGGGACGAATAGTGGCGGCTCCGCCGCTTATCCACGGTGGACCGCCCGCAAGGGTGACGGATCGGACTTGTATCGTCGACGGGGCACCCTGGTGTGAATGGGAGGTACGCTGGCAGCCCGAGCCGCGACAAACATTTTGGTCTGCCTGGACATTCGTGCCGGGAGTCGCGGCGTGGCTTTACCTCCATTATTTCTATCCCATGGTGTCCGGAATCGAGGCGTTGTTGTTGGCGACGGCGCCCACCTTGGCTGCGGGAATGTTGTCCGAATCTCGTCAACGGGCCGCGAATCGCAAACGGGAGTCATTAATCAACGAGCAAACGCAGTTTGTCGAAGAACGGTACGCAGAACTAAAGGAAGCGTACCTCGATCAGGAACAGACCCGTGTCGAACTCCGTCGCAAGGTGAGTCAGCTCACCGCGCTCCACCGCGCAGGTCTCTCGTTCGGATCGACGCTGGACCGCGAACCACTGGTGCAGACCGTCCTGGAGACCCTCATCCAGGACCTCCACTACGATCGAGCCATGATCAGCTTTTACGACCCGGTACGCCGGGTTCTTCACAGCGGCAGGGTCGTAGGAGTCTCCGATGACATCGCAGAGTTCGTACGTCGGCGAGAGCTGCCGGTGTCCGATCCCAACGAATTTCCGGCGTCGGCGCTGAACGCCGGCAAACCGGTGCTGATTCAAGATATCAAGACCGTGTGGGCGCGTCTGCATCCGATGAATCAGCAATTGGCTGCATGGACCGGCGCGAATTCGGTGATCTGGGTCCCGCTGAAGGCGAAGGACCGTCTGCTCGGCACGCTCACGGTTGACCGTACTACGCCGAACAGCTTGACGGACGATGACCTGGAACTCATGGAGACGGTCTCCAGCCAGGTGGCCATCGCTCTGGACAACGCCTCGGCGTACGCACAGATCGAGGAGCTGAATACCGGGTTGGAAGCCAAAGTCCGGGAACGCACGGCGGAGTTGGAACGGGCGGACCAGATCAGGTCGAGCTTCTTGTCGCATGTCTCGCATGAGTTACGGACGCCGCTCACGTCGGTGAAGGGCTACGTGGAGAACCTCCTCGATGGGCTGACCGGTCCGTTGAACAGCAAACAGCAACGGTACCTGGGGCGCATCTCCGACAATCTTGAGCGACTGATCCGAATGATCACCGACCTCCTTGACCGAACCCGCATTGAAACGGGCCAGCTTGCCCTCTGCCCGGCGGAGGTGGATTTGGAACGTTGCGTGGCGGAGGTCATCGAACAGCTTCGACCCTTGGCGAGGGAAAAGCAGCAGATGCTGACGAGTCATTATCCACCTTCAATACTCATTGTCTGGGTCGACCGGGATCGGTTGATCCAAATCCTCACCAACTTGGTGCACAACGCCATCAAATTCACACCGACAGAGGGACGCATTGACGTGTCGGTATCCGCGTCCGATAGGGCCTTTGCCACAATTCGCGTCCGCGATACGGGGCCCGGGATTCCCGAGGAGGCGGTGGCAAAGATCTTCGATCCGTTCTACCGGACAGTGCAAGGACGACAGCAACGCACCGAAGGGCAAGGGCTCGGTTTAGGCCTCTCCATCGTGAAAACGCTCGTCGAACTCCATAGCGGCCGGATCACTGTACGCAGCGAACCGGGTCAGGGTTCCGAATTTTCTGTGACGCTCCCCCTCATCCCAGCCGCCCCTTTGGTATCGGCGCATGACCAGCCGGTCTCGAAGCGATTGCTGATCGTGGATGACGACCCGGACATTCGACAACTCTTGGCTGATCGCTTGACCGCCGAGGGCTATGAAACGGAATCGGCGATCGACGGGATGCAGGCCCTCAAGGCCATGCAGGAACGACGGTTTGCCGGAGTCCTGTTGGACATCGGCCTTCCACAGTTGGATGGACTCGAGGTCCTTCGTCAGGTGCGACGGTGGAACCAACAGACTCCCATCGTCGTGATCACGGCGGCGCAATCGAAGGACCTCGCGGTCCGCGCCATCAGCCTGGGCGCTCAGGCCTATGTGTTGAAGCCGTTCAACCTATCGGAACTCCATCACGCCGTCCGGAGTTGGTTCGCAAACCCTTCGACATAG
- a CDS encoding biotin-dependent carboxyltransferase family protein, which yields MEPVSLRVVKNGWLTTVQDLGRYGHQQYGITVAGAMDCFAATVANRLVGNSDGAAVLELTLKGPELQFEQDAIIAITGADLSPTIDGMATPPWESMELRRGSRLSFGRPRAGSRAYLAIAGGIDVPLVLGSRSTHCSSETGGLQGRPLKQGDILRSGQPSRSVGRLIGKRLPAQLLPRYCRSATLRIVPGPQRECFSVASFATLTDSSYQVAPQSDRMGYRLIGPRMAFQRSAHFISDCTVMGALQIPPDEQPILLMADRQTTGGYPKIAVVISADLPLAAQLMPGHTISFVQCTIAEAQATLRHHRLLLDMALPPQHRSLLS from the coding sequence ATGGAACCTGTCAGCCTCCGAGTCGTGAAGAACGGCTGGTTGACCACAGTCCAAGACCTGGGACGGTACGGCCACCAACAATACGGCATCACCGTTGCGGGAGCGATGGATTGCTTCGCCGCAACAGTTGCCAATCGCCTCGTGGGAAATTCCGACGGCGCAGCAGTCCTCGAACTCACCCTGAAAGGACCTGAACTTCAGTTCGAGCAAGATGCGATCATCGCCATCACCGGCGCAGATCTCTCGCCGACCATCGACGGGATGGCCACACCACCTTGGGAAAGCATGGAACTCCGGCGTGGCAGCCGATTGAGCTTCGGCAGGCCGCGCGCCGGGTCTCGTGCGTACCTCGCCATCGCCGGCGGCATCGATGTCCCACTGGTTCTTGGCAGCCGTTCTACCCACTGTTCGAGCGAAACAGGCGGACTTCAGGGAAGACCATTGAAACAGGGAGACATTCTCCGCAGTGGACAACCCAGCCGCTCCGTCGGCCGTTTGATCGGCAAACGGTTGCCTGCTCAGCTGCTTCCTCGTTACTGCCGATCGGCGACCCTGCGTATCGTCCCGGGCCCGCAGCGAGAGTGCTTTTCGGTTGCGTCGTTCGCGACCCTGACTGATTCCTCCTACCAAGTCGCTCCACAATCCGACCGCATGGGATATCGTTTGATCGGGCCGAGGATGGCCTTCCAGCGATCAGCGCATTTCATTTCCGACTGTACCGTGATGGGAGCCTTGCAGATCCCACCGGACGAGCAGCCCATTCTCCTGATGGCCGACCGACAGACCACCGGCGGATACCCCAAGATCGCCGTCGTCATCTCGGCCGATCTCCCTCTGGCCGCTCAACTGATGCCTGGTCACACCATCTCGTTCGTTCAATGCACCATTGCCGAGGCCCAGGCAACGTTGCGACATCACCGCTTACTGCTCGATATGGCCCTTCCGCCACAACATCGTTCGCTGCTGTCTTAA
- a CDS encoding patatin-like phospholipase family protein: protein MPTRKVNLALQGGGSHGAFTWGVLDRLLEEEDLEITGISGTSAGAMNTVALADGLSRDGKKGGKASLTAMWEAVGRMPGLAAFCNPFGIGDRFSFDSSPVYLFFDLMSRMWSPYKLNPFNYHPVRDLLAESIDFDRLRRSETIRVFLCATNVRTGRRKVFSNSELSVDAVLASACLPHLFQAVEIDGQAYWDGGYSGNPAIAPLFHETPVDDLIIIGINPLIRPELPWRASEIIDRATEISFSTALFLELEAVKYVLALPGRDQDGHPLKGRNPRLHEIHAEELREFGASSKLNNELRFLRHLHAIGRRIASEWIDKHLDAVGKESTLAATLTAPSVSDR, encoded by the coding sequence ATGCCGACACGCAAAGTCAATTTGGCGCTTCAAGGGGGTGGCTCACATGGCGCCTTTACGTGGGGCGTGCTCGATCGTTTGCTTGAAGAAGAAGATCTTGAGATTACTGGAATCAGCGGGACCAGCGCCGGCGCAATGAACACCGTCGCCCTTGCCGACGGTCTGTCTCGGGATGGCAAGAAAGGCGGCAAAGCCTCGCTGACTGCGATGTGGGAGGCAGTCGGCCGCATGCCTGGGCTTGCCGCATTCTGCAATCCGTTCGGCATAGGGGACCGGTTCAGTTTCGATTCCTCACCGGTCTATCTGTTTTTTGATTTGATGTCTCGTATGTGGTCGCCGTATAAACTCAATCCGTTCAACTATCACCCGGTTCGTGACTTGCTCGCCGAGTCGATTGATTTTGATCGGCTCCGGCGCAGTGAGACCATTCGCGTGTTCCTGTGCGCGACCAATGTCCGGACAGGAAGGCGAAAAGTGTTCAGTAATAGCGAACTGTCCGTGGATGCGGTCTTGGCCTCCGCATGCCTGCCGCACCTCTTTCAGGCTGTTGAAATCGATGGTCAGGCCTACTGGGACGGCGGCTATTCCGGGAACCCGGCGATCGCTCCGCTCTTTCACGAGACGCCTGTCGATGATCTCATCATCATCGGCATTAATCCGTTGATTCGACCCGAGCTGCCTTGGAGGGCCAGCGAAATTATCGATAGGGCCACTGAGATCAGCTTCAGCACCGCATTGTTCTTGGAGCTGGAAGCCGTGAAATATGTCCTCGCGTTGCCCGGGAGGGATCAGGATGGTCATCCCTTGAAGGGCCGGAATCCCCGACTGCACGAGATCCATGCCGAAGAGTTGCGCGAGTTCGGCGCCTCGAGCAAACTCAACAATGAATTGCGCTTCCTGCGACACCTCCATGCCATCGGACGGCGGATCGCGTCGGAATGGATCGATAAGCATCTGGATGCCGTAGGGAAGGAGTCGACCTTGGCAGCCACCCTGACGGCACCGTCCGTGAGCGACCGCTGA